AAAGATTTGTCCGGAGCCCTTGCAGGTTCGGAGCGAACTCAGGTCGAAGAGTCGCAGTGCGGTCATTTCCCCGTGAAGATCGATGCTTCCGCGGATCCGGCGCGCTCCGTCCCCGCCAGTTGGGCCGATGGCAGGATCGTTGGCGAACGCGCACGGCCTCGCACGCCCGCGAACAAGCGGCGGCAGCGACTGCCGCTTGTTCGCAGGGCGTATACGCGTATCTCGTCGTTGATCATTTACATCGCACCACGGCCCCACAGGCTCCTCGCGTTGTCTCGCAACCTCTCGATCACGCGTTCAGGCGCGATGCCGTCGATCTCGCCGCGCGTCAAGCCGATGTCCATCAGCTCCCTATCGCTCAAGTCCAGCAAGGTGACTTGCGGCTGCGGTCGCCGCTGCCAAAGCGCACGCCAGTATCGCCTGAGCAGGCTCGAGGCGACGGCGAGGTCGAAGCGAAGCCTGCGGCATCGCCCTCCGCAGCGGATGGGATGTTCGTCTGTTGGGGTGGCATCGCATGCTCCTGCTCTTGAGCCGGCAGGGAACGTGGCCACGAAAAAGGCCCCGTCCGATGCCGGCGGGGCCTGGTGGAAAAGATGTCGTCGTCGAAATCCTAGCGCGCGACTCCTCCCACGGCCCAGCCGAAGCGGGTCATGTGGTTGCGGTTGAAGGTGCGCGACGATTTGATCATGAGCGATGAGTACCACGGCGATCGCGCAAAATCAAGAGATGCGCCGAGATTGACTGCATCCTAGAGGCGAGCGACCCTGCACGCCTACCCGCGCACCAGCGAGACCAGCCAGCGACGACCGAACAGGATGAGGACCGCGAGCGCGTAGACGATGGTGCCGCCGACGGCCAGCAGCGCCAAAGTCGCTTCGTCCCGGAAGTGCATCGAGCCCAGCCAAGAACCGCTAAAGCGCGCGATCAGCCATAAGGCGGCAGCGAGAATGATGCCGGTCAGCAGGAATTTGCCGAGCGACATCAACCAAGCGCGGTCGAACACGAGAAAGCCCCGGCGCACGGCGAAGAAGAGCACCAGCAGGAGATTGGTCCAGACGCCGATAGCGGTGGCGAGCGCGAGGCCAATCTGAGCCAGCGATCCCATCAACGCGACCTTCAGCGCGACGTTGACGGCGATGCCCGTCAGGGACGCACGCACCGGCGTTGCCGTATCCTTGCGCGCATAGAAGGTCGCGACAGCACTTCGGATCAGCACGAAGGGGATCAGGCCGATGGCATAGGCCGCGAGCGTATTGCCTGCGGCAACCGCATCGGCTTGCGAGAACGCGCCGCGCGCGAACAAGGCGCGCATGATGTCGTCAGGCACGGTGATGAACGCAGCAACGAACGGCACCGAGAACAGCAGCGTGAAATCGAAGGCGCGGCGCTGCGCCCGCATCGCGCCGTCATGGTCGTTGGCCGTGATCCGCCGCGACATCTCCGGCAGCAGCACGGTCCCGATGGCGATGCCGATGACACCGATCGGCAGTTGGTTGAGGCGGTCGGCGTAATAAAGCGCGGATAATGCGCCTGCGGGCAGGAAGGTCGCGATGATGGTGTCGGCAAATAGCGCGACCTGCGTGCCCATCGAGCCCAACGTCGCGGGGCCCAGTGCCTTGAAGAAGCCGCGGACGTCTTCATCGAGCTTCAAGGGCGCAAAGCGCGGCAGGCCGCCATGGCGGGCGAGATCGCCGGCGAGCAGGAAATATTGCATGAAGCCGGAGATCAGCACGCCCCAGGCGGCGGCATGGCCCGCGGTCGGAAACCAGACGGCGACCGCCAGCGTCATCATCATCGCGACGTTGAGGAAGATCGAGGCCGCCGCGGCGCTGGCAAAGCGCTGCATCACGTTGAGCATGCCGCCATAGAGCGTGACCAGCGTGATCAGCAGCAGATAGGGAAAGGTGATCCGGGTCAGCTCGATCGCGAGCTTGCGTTGCTCGGCGTCCTCAGAAAAGCCCGGCGCCAAGATGCTCATGGCTTGCGGCATGAACAGCCAG
This genomic stretch from Bradyrhizobium daqingense harbors:
- the murJ gene encoding murein biosynthesis integral membrane protein MurJ yields the protein MLGRIFTVGGYTLLSRLTGFARDIMLAAILGAGPVADAFFVALRLPNHFRAIFAEGAFNAAWVPAYAHVHGEKGEAAARLFADRIFTLLLASQLVLLIAAWLFMPQAMSILAPGFSEDAEQRKLAIELTRITFPYLLLITLVTLYGGMLNVMQRFASAAAASIFLNVAMMMTLAVAVWFPTAGHAAAWGVLISGFMQYFLLAGDLARHGGLPRFAPLKLDEDVRGFFKALGPATLGSMGTQVALFADTIIATFLPAGALSALYYADRLNQLPIGVIGIAIGTVLLPEMSRRITANDHDGAMRAQRRAFDFTLLFSVPFVAAFITVPDDIMRALFARGAFSQADAVAAGNTLAAYAIGLIPFVLIRSAVATFYARKDTATPVRASLTGIAVNVALKVALMGSLAQIGLALATAIGVWTNLLLVLFFAVRRGFLVFDRAWLMSLGKFLLTGIILAAALWLIARFSGSWLGSMHFRDEATLALLAVGGTIVYALAVLILFGRRWLVSLVRG